A window of Vigna unguiculata cultivar IT97K-499-35 chromosome 4, ASM411807v1, whole genome shotgun sequence contains these coding sequences:
- the LOC114182397 gene encoding peroxiredoxin-2B-like, with the protein MAPIAVGDAIPDGILAYLDDENKPQAVSIHSLAAGKKVIIFGVPGAFTPTCSLKHVPGFIERAEELKGKGVDEIICISVNDPFVMNSWAKTFPENKHVKFLADGAAKYTNALGLELDLTEKGLGVRSRRFALLVDDLKVKVANVESGGEFTVSSAEEIIKAL; encoded by the exons ATGGCTCCAATTGCTGTGGGAGATGCTATTCCAGACGGCATTTTGGCTTATTTGGATGATGAAAACAAACCCCAAGCTGTTTCCATTCACTCTCTTGCCGCTGGCAAGAAAGTTATCATCTTTGGTGTTCCCGGTGCCTTCACTCCTACATGCAG CTTGAAGCACGTTCCTGGCTTCATTGAGAGAGCAGAAGAGCTGAAAGGAAAGGGTGTGGATGAAATCATCTGTATCAGTG TGAATGACCCTTTTGTGATGAACTCATGGGCGAAGACTTTCCCAGAGAACAAACATGTGAAGTTCCTTGCAGATGGTGCTGCAAAATACACGAACGCACTTGGGCTTGAGCTTGACCTGACAGAGAAAGGTCTTGGTGTTAGGTCTAGGAGGTTTGCACTGCTGGTGGATGACCTGAAGGTGAAGGTTGCCAATGTTGAAAGTGGAGGAGAGTTCACCGTCTCCAGTGCTGAAGAGATCATCAAGGCTCTTTAA